ATGAACCACGGGTGCTCAGACTCGGCAATGTCTGCCATCTGCAGAGCAACATTTCCGGGCGCCTCTCGCGCGAGCGCCACATCCTGGATCTCGTCGCGGCGCTCCATCCCACTCCCGCGGTGGGAGGGCTCCCGCGAGAGAAGGCGCGCGAGGCAATCGAGGTGCTCGAGCCCGAGGGACGCGGCTGGTACGCCGGTCCGATCGGGTGGTGCGACGCCGCCGGAGAAGGTGAATTCTTTGTCGCACTGCGCGGCGCGTTGCTCACAAAGACCCGCGCCCACCTGCTGGCGGGTTGCGGTCTGGTAGCCGCATCCGATCCCGAAGAGGAATGGCAGGAAACCGGCTGGAAAATGAAGGCCATGGGGGAGGTGCTCGCCGCGCATGGACGCCGCTGAGAAAAACCTCGCCTTTGCCGACGCGCTCATCGCGCAGTTGGTGAGCCTTGGCGCCGGGCATTTCGTGCTCTCTCCGGGGTCGCGCAGCACGCCGCTCACGCTTGCGGCAGCGCGCTGCCCCGGGGCGCGTACTTTCGTGAATCTCGACGAGCGCGGCGCGGCCTTCTTTGCGCAGGGGATTTCCAAGGCAAGCGGGAAGCCCGCCGTCCTCATCTGCACCTCCGGCACGGCAGCGGCCAACTACCTGCCTGCCGTGATCGAAGCCTCCCAGTCGGGCGCGCCGCTCATTGTGCTGACCGCCGACCGGCCGGCCTCGCTGCACGAGT
This Chrysiogenia bacterium DNA region includes the following protein-coding sequences:
- a CDS encoding isochorismate synthase, which produces RARHPRCTVYWVGLPGGQSFIGATPEQLVRVSGRRVSTMALAGTVPAGDAAQGARLLASAKNRHEQHLVVREIIETLQGLCTHVRVPDEPRVLRLGNVCHLQSNISGRLSRERHILDLVAALHPTPAVGGLPREKAREAIEVLEPEGRGWYAGPIGWCDAAGEGEFFVALRGALLTKTRAHLLAGCGLVAASDPEEEWQETGWKMKAMGEVLAAHGRR